The sequence AACGTGCGCTGTAGTCATGGTGCTATCCCCTTTAAAACAAGCCGCACAGTATAGAGCCTGCACGGCATTAACCCAATAAGCGCGCCGCATTCAAATGCAGACGCTCGCACGGTGATCCTAGTCAGCCTGCTCGAGCAGCTGTAAGCCAACCCACTGTTTAGCAAACTGTGCAGCGCAGCGGCCATTGCGATTGCCGCGCGCGGACGCCCAACTGATTGCTTGTTTAGCCAGTTCCTCACTGAATTGCCAATCAAGTTGTGCTGGGCGTGCATATTCAGCAATCCAATGCTGCACCACCTCTAAGTAATGCTCTTGGCTAAACGGGTAAAACGACAGCCACAAGCCAAAGCGATCAGACAGAGCGATTTTATCCTCTACCGCCTCACTGGGGTGCAGCTCACCACCATCACCCTGCTGCCAGTGTTGATTGTCACTGTGTTGCTCAGGCAGTAAGTGGCGGCGGTTAGAGGTGGCATACAAGAGCACGTTGTCTGGCGCACGCTCTAATGAGCCATCCAGCACGCTTTTTAAAATGCGGTAATCGCCCTCGCCTACCTCAAAGGACAAATCATCACAAAAGACAATAAAGTGCTGCGGCAAAGCTGCCAGTGATTCAACAATAAGAGGCAAGTCAGCCAGCTCATTGCGTTCGACTTCAATTAAACGCAGACCTTGCAGCGCATACTCAGCCAACAGCGCGCGCACGATCGACGACTTACCCGTGCCGCGCGCGCCCCACAGCAGCGCATGGTTGGCTGGAAAGCCGCGCATAAACTGCTGGGTATTGCGCAGCAGTTGCTCGCGCTGACGATCAACACCCAATAAATCCGCTAAACGGATATCCGCATCTAACTGAATTGGCCGGAAAAAGCTGCTATTGCCTTTGCGCTGCCAACTCGCGGCATACACCGTATTCCAATCAATTGGCTCGGTCGGCTTAGGCAGCAAGGGTTCAATGTGCTGCAAAACCTGATTGGCGCGCTGTAAAAACTCATTGAACAATTCAGACACAACGTTCTCCAATAGATTGCTTTGCTACTCTGCGTCAAGATAAGCAACAAAACGGCTTACACTTTCGATCAGTCAGCCGGCGTTGGCTTAAGCTGCAAAGCCACTGAGTTAATGCAATAGCGCAGACCCGTCGGCGCTGGCCCATCAGGGAAAACATGACCTAAATGCGCATCACAACCAGAACATACGACTTCGACACGCGCCATACCTAGGCTATTATCTGTGTGTTCAGTCAGCGCATCGGGGCTGATGGGTTGCCAATAGCTAGGCCAGCCACAGCCGGCATCAAACTGATGCTGAGCGTCAAATAACGCCTGATCGCAGCACACGCAGTGAAACACACCGCTGAAGTTTGGCGCTTGATACTCACCGGTAAAGGGACGCTCGGTACCCGCTAGGCGGCAGACACGAAATTGCTCTTCGGTTAACTGCTCACGCCACTGTTCATCACTTTTTTTAACTTTTTTCATCCTACTCTCCAGCTAAAACGCAGGTCTTAGTGTAACGCTCCCTTTAACCTTTGCGAGCACAGTCGTATGATAGGCATCTTTAAGTACCTTCATATGACTGATTATACAAATACAGTCATCGGGTGCGCGGGCCACTCACTGCGACGGCGTGCAAAATCACTCTTTATCGACAGAACGCCCCTTATTTGACCTTTTTTATTCGAGATACTCACTATCATGCAGTTCAGCAAATCGAACAAGCTCGCTAACGTCTGTTATGACATCCGAGGCCCTGTACTGAAACACGCCAAGCGTCTTGAAGACGAAGGCCAGCGCATTTTAAAACTCAACATTGGTAATCCTGCAGCCTTTGGCTTTGAAGCACCAGAAGAGATTCTGCAGGATGTGATCCGCAACTTACCGACAGCACAAGGTTACAGCGACTCAAAAGGCTTATTTAGCGCACGCAAAGCCATCATGCAGTACTACCAGCAGATGAATGTTGAAGGCGTTGGTATTGAAGACATCTATCTTGGCAACGGTGTCTCTGAGCTGATTGTGATCGCCCTGCAAGCGTTATTAAATAACAACGACGAAGTACTCATACCTGCGCCGGATTACCCGCTGTGGACTGCATCTACCAGCTTGGCTGGTGGTAAACCTGTGCATTATATATGCGATGAGCAAGCAGGCTGGTTGCCAGACATTGATGATATGCGCGCCAAAATCACCTCAAATACCAAAGCTATCGTCGTCATCAACCCAAACAACCCAACCGGAGCAGTGTACTCCAAAGAAGTGCTGCTCGATATTATGGAGTTGGCGCGCCAACACAACTTGGTAGTTTTTGCTGACGAAATTTACGACAAAATTTTATACGATGGCGCTGTGCATACCTGTGCCGCTTCATTAGCACCGGATGTGCTGTGCTTAACCTTTAATGGTTTGTCTAAGTCCTACCGTGTTGCAGGTTTTCGTTCCGGCTGGGTCGCTGTTTCCGGTCCTAAGCATCGCGCGCGCAGCTATATTGAGGGCCTAGATATTCTCTCCAACATGCGTTTGTGTGCCAACGTACCAGCGCAGCATGCCATCCAAACGGCATTAGGGGGCTATCAAAGCATCAATGACTTGGTGCTGCCCCCAGGCCGCCTGCTTGAACAACGCAACCGCACCTGGGAGCTGCTCAATGACATCCCTGGCGTGAGCTGTGTCAAGCCGATGGGCGCGCTCTATGCGTTTCCAAAAATTGATCCGAAAGTGTGCCCAATCCATAACGATGAAAAATTCGTGCTAGACCTACTACTTTCAGAGAAACTTTTGGTGGTGCAAGGCACTGCATTTAACTGGCCGTGGCCGGATCACTTCCGTGTCGTGACGCTGCCGCGTGTTGATGATCTAGAACAAGCCATCGGCCGCATTGGCAACTTTCTAAAAACCTACCGCCAGTAGCGCACATGGCTCTTCATATTGACGATTTTTATAAGGACACTGCCAAAGGCCTGCTCATTTTGTATCAGGCCTTTCCTAAAAAAAGCACGCTGTATATGGATGATTTAATCGGCTACCTGGAACCCGACGAACTCGGCTTGCCGAGCGATCGTCAGCAGCGCTGTTTAAGTGGGTTTTTATGGTTAGCTGAAGAAGGCTATCTGCGCTATCAAAGCGTTATTCGCTTTGAAGCCCTAGATCAGATCGAACTCAGTGAAAAAGCTTTTTTGCGTTTGAGTAGCACTGTTGACCCAGTGCCTGATGTAATACAAAGCGCTCCACAGAGTGTGCGCCGTGTGCAGGGCAGTTTAGCCAACCAATTGCGCGAGGCTTTGCATGCTGAGCACAGTGAGCGCGTTATTGAATTGATGCAGCTATTCTTTAAGCGCTAAACACAGCACAATAGACACAGTTTGCAACAGTCAGACCCTTGAAGCGCATCCGCGCAACCCTTATATAATTGATCTGTTTACACTTTTGGAGCTTTTCGCACATGATGCGTATCTTTTTATTCTTAGCCACTAACATTGCAGTATTGTTGGTTGCCAGCGTGACCCTCAGTTTACTGGGTGTTGACCGCTATACAGGGCAAAACCATGGTGACTTGCTCATCTTCTGTGCCGTGTTTGGTTTCTCCGGCTCGTTAATCTCTTTGTTTATCTCCAAATGGATGGCCAAGAGAAGCACCGGCACACAAATCATTGATCAGCCACGCACACGTCAAGAACAATGGCTATTGCAAACTGTTGAAAAGCTAGCCAATAAGGCTGGGATTGGCATGCCTGAAGTGGGTATTTTCCCTTCACACCAATCCAATGCCTTTGCCACAGGCTGGAATCGTAATAGCGCACTGGTTGCAGTCAGCCAAGGCCTACTCGATCGTTTCTCGCCAGACGAAGTTGAAGCCGTTCTAGCCCATGAAATTGGTCACGTGGCCAATGGCGACATGGTCACTATGGCGTTGCTGCAAGGTGTGGTAAACACCTTTGTGATGTTCTTTGCCCGCATCATTGGCGACATTGTCGACCGAGTTATACTGAAAAACGAAGAAGGCCGCGGCATTGGCTACTTTGTCGCAACCATTGCTGCAGAATTGGTACTGGGCCTGCTGGCCAGCACCATTGTTATGTGGTTCTCGCGCCGCCGCGAGTTCCGTGCTGATGAAGCCGGTGCTGACCTAGCTAGTAAGCACGCTATGATTGGCGCATTAAATCGCTTACGGGCAGAGCAAAATATTGAAGCAGACATGCCTAAAGCCCTGGTCGCTTTTGGCATCAACGGTGGTTTAAAAGAAGGTTTGGCTGCGTTATTTATGAGCCATCCACCTTTAGAAGTGCGTATTG comes from Pseudomonas sp. C27(2019) and encodes:
- a CDS encoding ATP-binding protein, coding for MSELFNEFLQRANQVLQHIEPLLPKPTEPIDWNTVYAASWQRKGNSSFFRPIQLDADIRLADLLGVDRQREQLLRNTQQFMRGFPANHALLWGARGTGKSSIVRALLAEYALQGLRLIEVERNELADLPLIVESLAALPQHFIVFCDDLSFEVGEGDYRILKSVLDGSLERAPDNVLLYATSNRRHLLPEQHSDNQHWQQGDGGELHPSEAVEDKIALSDRFGLWLSFYPFSQEHYLEVVQHWIAEYARPAQLDWQFSEELAKQAISWASARGNRNGRCAAQFAKQWVGLQLLEQAD
- the msrB gene encoding peptide-methionine (R)-S-oxide reductase MsrB → MKKVKKSDEQWREQLTEEQFRVCRLAGTERPFTGEYQAPNFSGVFHCVCCDQALFDAQHQFDAGCGWPSYWQPISPDALTEHTDNSLGMARVEVVCSGCDAHLGHVFPDGPAPTGLRYCINSVALQLKPTPAD
- a CDS encoding pyridoxal phosphate-dependent aminotransferase; amino-acid sequence: MQFSKSNKLANVCYDIRGPVLKHAKRLEDEGQRILKLNIGNPAAFGFEAPEEILQDVIRNLPTAQGYSDSKGLFSARKAIMQYYQQMNVEGVGIEDIYLGNGVSELIVIALQALLNNNDEVLIPAPDYPLWTASTSLAGGKPVHYICDEQAGWLPDIDDMRAKITSNTKAIVVINPNNPTGAVYSKEVLLDIMELARQHNLVVFADEIYDKILYDGAVHTCAASLAPDVLCLTFNGLSKSYRVAGFRSGWVAVSGPKHRARSYIEGLDILSNMRLCANVPAQHAIQTALGGYQSINDLVLPPGRLLEQRNRTWELLNDIPGVSCVKPMGALYAFPKIDPKVCPIHNDEKFVLDLLLSEKLLVVQGTAFNWPWPDHFRVVTLPRVDDLEQAIGRIGNFLKTYRQ
- the htpX gene encoding protease HtpX, coding for MMRIFLFLATNIAVLLVASVTLSLLGVDRYTGQNHGDLLIFCAVFGFSGSLISLFISKWMAKRSTGTQIIDQPRTRQEQWLLQTVEKLANKAGIGMPEVGIFPSHQSNAFATGWNRNSALVAVSQGLLDRFSPDEVEAVLAHEIGHVANGDMVTMALLQGVVNTFVMFFARIIGDIVDRVILKNEEGRGIGYFVATIAAELVLGLLASTIVMWFSRRREFRADEAGADLASKHAMIGALNRLRAEQNIEADMPKALVAFGINGGLKEGLAALFMSHPPLEVRIAALQQRN